The following is a genomic window from Bacteroidia bacterium.
ATGCAGCCGACCAGTCATTTTCTATGAGCATAGGCCGCAAAGTCACTGGCTGCTCCGGCACATCTATCCTGTCTATGCTCCTTTCGAATTCTACTCCGTGATATGCCAGGAGCCGCAATGTCAGCTCTACGTAAGGTTTTGAAACCTGATCGCCTCCTATTTCCAATTGCAGCCCGTTTGGTAAAAAAGGCGCTATGAGCAATAATGCGCTGATATACTGGCTGCTTATACCGGCTTTTATTTTAACACTTCCGCCCCTCTGTATTCCCTGAATTATTTCTACCGGAGGATAACCTTCCTTGCCGTGGTAGCGAAAATCTGCACCCAATTGCCGAAGCGCATCCGTAAGCTGTGCTACAGGGCGCTTCTGCATTCGCTTGCTTCCAGTGAGGATTTTCTTCATGCCTTTCGCAGCAAAACATGCAGTAAGAAAGCGGAAGGCAGTACCGGCATTTTCCAGGTCAATTTCATTGTTTTCGCTTGTCAAGGCGTTTAGCATCAACAGCGTATCCTGCGCTTCTGAAAGGTTTACAATGGCAGCATCATTATCATCCGCCATAAATTGAAGTGCAATCATGCGGTTGCTCAGGCTCTTGGAAGCCGGTAAATTCACCGTTCCCGATATTGATTGAAAAAATGGCTGGCTCACGCTGTTCTGCTTCCGGTTATTGTTATCTGTTTCAATTCCTTCTTCAGATCTTCAGTAGTCAGTTCCACACCGGTTTCGCAACTCCCTATTTTATTGAGAAGCGAAAACCGGAACGTACCTAGGATATTTTTTTTATCAGCTTTTAAAAAAGAAAACAGTTGTTGTGGTTCTGGAAAATTTAAAACCGGAAAGTGTTGTTTAATGAAATTCACGATGGAGTGAAATTCTTCCGGAGGCAGGCCGGAATAGGCAACTGACAAGGCGGCTTCTGCCATCATTCCGGCAGCTATGGCTTCTCCGTGCTTTAAGGGTGTAACAGCCTGCTCCAGAGACCAGCTCTCCAAAGCATGGCCTATGGTATGTCCGAAATTCAATTTCAGTCGCGCACCCTGCTCAGAGAAATCTTCCTTCACCAGCCGCTCTTTCACCTCCATAGATTGCTGAAGCAACGGCTGAAGGCTCTCCTGCGACACTGCTGCTGATTGAAGTTTTTCCCACAAATCCCGGTCTGCGATAAGCGCATGTTTCACCATTTCTGCAAATCCTGAACGCAATTCCGGAACCGGTAATGTATGCAGAAAACCTGGATGCACTACCACCTGATGTGCTTCGCTAAATGTTCCAAGCTGGTTCTTATAATGCCCAAGGTTCAGCCCTGTTTTCCCGCCCAAAGCAGCATCTGTCATGGCCATCAGCGATGTTGGAATATGGATAAGGCGAATTCCTCTTTTGAAGATCGCAGCCGTAAACCCGCCAAGATCGGTTACTACTCCTCCTCCCAGATTTAAAAGCACCGATTGCCGGTCTGCTCCTTTCTCCATCATTTCATGGCAAAGGCGCAGGCAAACCTTCATTTCCTTGGAAGCCTCTCCGGCTTCAATTTCAAGGTGATGAAATTGCCGTGGCTTCAGGTTGCGCTGCAGGATGGGGAGGCAGTGCCGTGTGGTATTCTTATCCGTCAGCACAAAAACCGAAGAGGGATTCAGCTCTTGCAGCAACTTGTCCGGCATCTCCAGCCGCGGATCCATTATATAGCCCATGATGAGTTTTCAGATGAAAATTCTGTTGTCAATTATTTCGCAACAATACCCTTTTCCTGCCCGTTTTGAATGGCGTATAAAAAGATAATAATTATGAGCGATTTGATCAATTGGTTCGAGATTCCGGTAAATGACTTTGACCGTGCAGAGACTTTTTATAATGGCTTATTTGAAATAGAGCTCGAACGGACAGTACTCAATGATGCCACTTACGGCAACTTTCCCCGCACGAGCCGTTCCAGGAACCAGGTTGGCGGTGCTATTGTGAAGGGCGGACAGAATAATCCAAGTTCTACAGGCACTATTGTTTACTTCGATGTAACAGGAGAAATGGAGGCTGTGCTGAATCGTGCTGAGCGTCTTGGCGGCAAGATAGAAGTAAACCGCACACTCATTGACGTGAACCGTGGATATTTTGCGCTTATCCATGACAGCGAAGGAAACCGGGTAGGTTTATTCTCAGAAGAATAATCGCCTATTTAATTCCGGAATAATGCTGTTGCTGAAATTTTAAGAAGCTCTTTCTTTCAGGTTTCGGCCTTTGAACCGCTTTCAGAAGGATCGAGCCGGTGATGGCGCAAAGCGTAAAGCAGAATAATATCCACCACCACGTGGGCAGTAATGGCAGCAATAATTCCGGCATATTCAAATAAATATCCCAGTCCGGCTGACAAGAGGATCATGTATATCCCATATAATGTAAGGCTCCAGTTATACGGATTGAGATAGCCGTGGAGGGCCACAAATATGATAGCTGTGGGCCAGATAGTAAGCAACGGCTGCACAGCCCCCCGAAACAGCAGTTCTTCTCCAATCCCAGCTGAAAAGGAAAGCAACAGGATCTCGAAACCGTTGAGCCGCATTCGGTATAACAAACTGCTGAAAAAGCGCCTGACGCCACCCATTGCAGGTGTCCGCAGTATTTCCCGTGCAATCCAGGCGCTGCCCATTCCATAGGCGCTTCCTGCCAAAACCTGCCATTGCCATTCCCAACCTTCCTGGAATACGTCAATGAGTGGACGCGGAATAAATGCACGGCTAATGAACTCTCCCACAATTGGTAATACCAGCAACGTAATAGCGCAAAGCACATACAGCCGGTGCTTAATATTGGGTGGGTTATTCTTCTTCTCTTCGGTGCTCATCATTGGGCCATGAAACATTCATGGGCAATGTTAGAAATAATATTATCCGTAAATGGATGTTTGATATTAGATTTGCCGCCTATGTAAGGATGAAGGAACAAAGGATGTTATATTGTATTTTATGAACTTTCTTGTTTTTTAATCCTTCTTATGAACATGTTTAGTGAGTATCACACTTAACTCATGTATTTTTGAACACAGCTTAAAACAATTTTTCACTTATAAAATTCCATACGAAATGGCAAAACAGAAACTGAGCTTCTATGATGTGAAGACTAAAGACAAATTTGAAACTGATAAATTTGATATCAGGGAAAAAGGCGGAAGAAACTTTGCTGTGGCAAAGTCCCCGGCAGGCACGCATGAATGCTGGCGCGTTCTTTCAAAAGACCAGGCAGCTAAGCTTAAGTAATCAAATTATCTAAGGCAAAAAGCTGAGGCAGGTGATTCAGAACTTTCACCCACCTCAGCTTTTTTTATGTTTTAATCAAAATAGAAATACCTGAAAAGCAGCAGAATCACAAGCAGGATCACCGCAATGATCACTGCAATCCTGTTTTCCTTTTGCTGCTGTTTTAATTCCCTGTCCATATTTGTATTGATTTAAAGGTTATGAGCACTTCTTCAGACCGGGGGAAATGTAGGAGCTAAGGCGCGTTTATGGACAGATGAATTCTGCAAAGAAGAATAGGTTCCGGATCCACAGAGGCGATTTCTTCAGCATGGTCCAGGAACGGGAAATAAACCGGTAAACTGAGACCAGCATCCGCAAATGGAGTAAGTAATACAGGTTGCGGCTTGCAACCATCCTCATTCTGCTCGTCTGCTGCAGTTCCTATCGCTGTATTATTCAGTTCTTCACCCTGCCATGAATAAGAAATAGGTGAGGAGCAGCTTCCAAAGCCGAGGAGGTAAAGGAGTAAAAAGCCAGCAAAGCAGGATGGCAACATAGCGAAAATGGCAACAAAAACGCAGTGAATTTCTGCGATGCCCTGCGGCTAAATGTGCGCCACATTTTTCGTGTATTCGCTATGTTTTGATTTATTATTTAAATAATCTGACACAGCAGCCATTTTGACAAAATGGTAAAGAAAGGGAGATTGAAGTGCTACAGCGGCTTTTCAAATTCTTTCTTCATTGAATAGAGTGTGGTTTCAGGTTTTTATACAACACGAAAAAGTAATTTTCTTACAAATCAGCCTTTGGTGCTGGTTTTAGTGATGCAGGTGAATATGCTGCACTTACTTTTGGAGGCATAATGAGAAAACATTATTTCCAATGCCTCGACTTACAACCTTAACAATTCTTCTTTGCCTTTTGCTGTCATCCGCGGCAGGTGCAACTTCCGGAATAAAATTCAGGCACCTCACCATTGAACATGGGCTCTCTCAGAACACGGTCCATTCCATAACGCAAGACCGCCAAGGCTTTATGTGGTTTGGCACACAGGATGGCCTTAATAGGTATGACGGCTACTCTTTCAAGCACTTCAGACATGAGTTTGATGACAGCCTCAGCATCTCGGATAATTTTATTCTTTCGCTTTTTGAGGATTCCAAAGGCCAACTCTGGATAGGAACCGATGGCGGAGGCCTGAACCGCTATGACGAAAAGAAAGAAAGTTTCGTGAGGTATCTTCAACCTGGTGTACTTTCAGGACAGGAGCAGGCCATTAAGATCACCAATATCGTAGAGGATAACAACGGAAATTTATGGCTGGGGTCTCAGGGCAACCGTATCATCAAATTCAATCCTTCGACAGGTTCACATAAAGTTATCAGGCTTACCCCTGCAAAGCAGAAAGAGGCCATGGGAGTAGAGGAGCAGATCAAGCAAATACTCCCTGATAGCAAAGGAAATCTTTACATCACGAGCTATGGGAATGGTCTCTTTTACTTTGATCCGTCTAAAGAAAAGATAATCCGGCACTGGGAAATTTCAGACGGCTTGCTGGACAACCGCGTGAACTATCTTTTTCTTGATGAAGTAAAAGGTGAGTTGTGGATCACGAATCGTAAAGGCCTTACGTTTTTTAATTTACGGGCACAGGAATTTAGCCGCTATCCTCTTTCCTCGTCCTATGGTGGCCATTTAGAACTTTTGCGCATTCTTCCGGATGGCAACAACGGCTTATGGCTCAGCACGGAGATTGGCGGCCTTTCACATATAAACCGCCTAACACATGAAATTACATTAGCAGAAGCTGCCGTTAAAGAACCTGGCCTAAAAAAAAGCGTGGCCGTTATCAGCATGTTCCAGGATCGCTCAGGGTTGGTTTGGCTTGGCAGCAACGGAGAGGGACTCAAGACGTTTCGCCAAAACCGGTTGTTTGGATTTTATCCTTCGCTTCCTTATGCTTCACTCGTCAACAATGGAACCCGCAGTATCCGGTCTATCCTTAAAGACCATGAAGGCATGTTGTGGATTGGCTCTTATCAGGGTTTGGACAAATACAATCCGAAAACAAGGGAAATTACACACTACGGCCAATATCCTTCTCAGCCTGGCACATTAAAAAATTTAAATATATACTGCCTATATGAAGATGACCAGAACCAGTTGTGGCTTGGGACAGAAGGAAGTGGCATGGCTAAGCTCGATAAGCGTTCAGACCGGTTCATATTTTATGATGTTGCGCACTACATGCAGGACAGCATTGGGAGTGGCTTTGTATTCGACATTACGCAGGACAACAACGGAATATTCTGGATAGCCACAATGAACGGGTTGGAGGAATTTGATCCTGTGCAGGGCAAATTCAAACGACATCTGCAAGGCAATGAAAACCAAGATCAGCAGATGGTATGGCAGGTGGTCCCGGATTCTGAAGGCAGGCTATGGCTGGCAACTGATGGCGGCCTGCAGATATATAATCCCGCAACCGGTGAGAAATTATCCTACAGCATAAAAAACGCATCTGAACTAGGATTGCGGGTTAACCGGATCAAAACAATATTTTTTGATGCTGAAGGAATACCCTGGCTGGGAACAGATGGGAAGGGCTTGGTGAAGGTAACGCTTAACACCAACCATGAACCAACCGGGTTCAGGCATTACACCACGAAACAAGGGCTGCCAAATGATGTGGTATATGGCATCCTTGAATCGCAACAAGGGGATTTATGGCTAAGCACCAATCTGGGCATTGTTCGGTTCACACCAGAATCAGGGATAGTCGCCCACTTTGAAGAAGGAGACGGCCTGCAGGGAGATGAATTCAATTCGGGTGCTTATTTCCAGGCAGAGGATGGGCAAATGTTCTTTGGTGGAATTAATGGTCTTAATTCTTTTTATCCGCATCAAATCACCCCTTCTTCTGTAGTAGCTCCTGTTGTCATCACAGCCGTTATTCAACTTAAAGGCAGCGAGAACAAAAGGCTCGAACCCAAAAACAAAAAAATTACGCTTCCTTACGGGGAGAGCGTTGTAATGGTGGAGTTTGCAGTAATGGATTTCGTGAGCCCCGAAAATAACAGCTATGCATATAAGCTGGAAGGATTAAATAAAGAATGGATATATCTGGGAAATCGCAGGAATACCATTTTTACTAACCTGGAACCCGGAGAATTTACCCTGCAACTGAAAGGCCGAGGCCATGACGGCCAATGGAGCGAAGAAATAGAATCGCTCACCATAACAGTAGTCCCACCATTTTGGATGACCGCATGGTTTAGAGTCCTGTGTATTTTACTTTTCCTGGCTTTGCTGGTATACCTCTTTTATTATAATACCAAAAGAATAAGACGTCAGAAGCTGAAACTGGAAAGAGAGGTAAACTACCGGACCCAGGAACTAAACCGGCAAACACGAGAATTGAAATCGGCAAAGGAAAATGCAGAAGAAGCAGTGCGTTTTAAATCTGAATTTCTTGCTACAATGAGCCATGAGATCAGAACCCCGATGAATGGCGTGATCGGAATTCTCAATCTTTTGAAAACTACCGAACTGAATGAGGAGCAACGGGAATATCTGCATCTGATCCAAAGCAGTGGGGAAAATTTAATGAATATCATCAATGATATTCTTGATTTCTCAAAGGTGGAAAGTGGGAAAATGGAATTGGAAGAAGAGCCCTTTGATATGAAGCAGTCGGTGTGCAATACCATAACCTTGTTCAAGGAAATAGCTCATCAAAAAGGACTAAAGGTCAATTATGTATACGCTGAAGATGTACCGGAGGAATTGATAGGTGATGGAATGCGGCTAAAGCAAATCCTGAATAATCTGATCAGCAATGCCATCAAATTTACTAAGGAAGGAGAGGTAAGCCTGGAAGTGAAAAAAGTTGAGGAAAATGATCTTGCTCATACCAATCTTATTAAGCTTGAATTTAATATAAAAGACACGGGCATTGGAATTTCTGAAGAAGGCCAGCAAAAATTGTTTAAAGCATTCAGTCAGGCACACTCTTCCACATCAAGAAAATATGGTGGTTCCGGCCTGGGCCTGGTGATTTGCCAGCGGCTGATCAACCTGATGGGCGGCACTATATCCTGTAAGAGCGAAGAAGGCAAAGGTTCTGTCTTCTCATTTACAATTGTGGCCCGGGTCTCCCCCACTGCTGTAAAAAAGGTGGGAAACGCTACCGGATCCGTCAAAAATATTGCAGCCATCTTTGATGACAAGCTTGGGAAAAATTACCCGATTTCCATCCTGCTGGCTGAAGATGCCAAAATGAACCAACTGGTGATCTTGAAGCATCTCAGTAAGTTTGGGTATGAAGCTGATGTCGCCAACAATGGCAATGAAGTGCTGGAGATGTTGAGCGAATTCCGTTATGACCTGATCCTAATGGATGCACAGATGCCTGAGATGGATGGCGTTGAAGCCACCCGCAGAATTCAGCAGAAATACGGAGACGGGTCTCCGGTAATTATTGCCATGACGGCCAATGCAATTGAAGGCGACCGGGAGCGCTATCTTTCTCACGGCATGGATGATTACCTGAGCAAACCTTTTAAAGTAGGCGATTTCAAAGCTCTGTTGACGCGTTGGGGTAAAGTCCTGAATAAATCAGCAAAACCTTCAGAAGAGAAGCACCGGCTCAAAGCGAGTTAGCGGCCTGACTTCTTGTAGATGATCGGCTGGTTGTTGATAACCTGAACCTGTTCCGATCCTTTCCAAACCAGGTAGGCGGTTTCAAATATCTTCCCGCTTTCATCGCGCAATTCCGGGGTGTCGCCCAGTGTATTGAAAAAAAGCACACCTCCGGCATTCAGGAGTTTCTCTAATTTCCTCAATACCCCACGTTGCTGTAACGGCTCGGGGATCTTTTCCTCCAGGAATACATCCACTACGATCAGGTCAAACGTCAGGTTCGTGCTTCGAATGTAATGTACCACATCATCGGTTATCACCTCAGTGCCGCCAAGTTTCTTCAATCCGAAATACTTTTCAGCCAGGTCTTTCATCACCGGATCGGCATCTACACCGGTTATGGATATTGAAGGATCTTTTTCCTTGAGAATAGTGGCCACATTGCCCACGCCAAATCCCAGGATCAGGGCAGTTTTTGTGTTTTCGTGTGGAATGCCCGTTTTTTGAAATGCCAGACGAAAGAATGCGTCCAGTCCTTCAAAGGCATAATTAACGCGCTCGCCATCCAGAATGAACTTTCCCTGAGACAACTTAACCACGAGTACCGGATGCCATTCAGACCGGACATATTCCACCGGCACTTCTTTAAAGTAGCTAAGCCAGCGCTTTACGAACAATGGCAAATACACCAATGACAAATCGTTTTTGGAAAATAAACTACCGGAAAATGACTTTCCTGACAGAAACGGCACCGGTAGCCTGTGAAGTAGCCTTTATAAGATAAAGTCCTTCCGGATAGGAAGAAACGGAGAAAGAAGAGAAACCAGGCGAAACCTCCGATTGCAACACCCTTCCCTGAACATCCAACAACTCGAGCCGGTATTTTCCTCCGGCTGCAATTCTCACATGTAGCCGGTCAGTTGCCGGATTTGGATATACTTCCACCTCGTACCCAGGCTCTGTAGGAGTTGTAACGTCCACAAGAGCTGAATCTCCAAAAACCGGCCTGATCATCGGAGCACCATAAGTCACAGAAGGTTTCCAGGTATCCAATACATTGAAAAAGAGATTGGAATTAATGGTTCTGTCCCGGAAAAATCGCTGATAATTCAAATCCATCCCAATGTTTATAAAGAACTCCTCACCATGGTTTAATCCTACGTAAAAGGTACCGTTAACAGGAACCGGTTCATTCAGAACATACAGATGAAATCCGTTCCTCCATCCGGTATAACGGATATTAACATTCTCCTGCCTGTACAACTCCACATCACTGTTGGCCGGTTGGTTCACGGGCGAGATATGTTCATATACCACAAGGTCAATAAACCGGTTCGCCAAAGTGGTATCTGCTTTATTAAAATGTATAGAAATTCCACGCAACGTCTCAGGTTCATTAAGCCGAAACCGGAGCGCTATTTTCCCGCTTGAA
Proteins encoded in this region:
- the aroA gene encoding 3-phosphoshikimate 1-carboxyvinyltransferase, encoding MSQPFFQSISGTVNLPASKSLSNRMIALQFMADDNDAAIVNLSEAQDTLLMLNALTSENNEIDLENAGTAFRFLTACFAAKGMKKILTGSKRMQKRPVAQLTDALRQLGADFRYHGKEGYPPVEIIQGIQRGGSVKIKAGISSQYISALLLIAPFLPNGLQLEIGGDQVSKPYVELTLRLLAYHGVEFERSIDRIDVPEQPVTLRPMLIENDWSAASYIYALAALAGKAEILLPGLHPQSWQGDSIMVEWMEAFGIKTQYFNRKCFIQKSNTNFPSEFNKDLTDYPDLAQTFAVLCSLMKIPFHLKGIKNLRVKECDRLKALETELRKLGTETEAGADSLQSLSFGEVPRHPVRISTYNDHRMAMSFAPFGMIYPNVKIDDPEVVQKSFPGFWRELERLKRSPARGSAES
- a CDS encoding 3-dehydroquinate synthase family protein; amino-acid sequence: MGYIMDPRLEMPDKLLQELNPSSVFVLTDKNTTRHCLPILQRNLKPRQFHHLEIEAGEASKEMKVCLRLCHEMMEKGADRQSVLLNLGGGVVTDLGGFTAAIFKRGIRLIHIPTSLMAMTDAALGGKTGLNLGHYKNQLGTFSEAHQVVVHPGFLHTLPVPELRSGFAEMVKHALIADRDLWEKLQSAAVSQESLQPLLQQSMEVKERLVKEDFSEQGARLKLNFGHTIGHALESWSLEQAVTPLKHGEAIAAGMMAEAALSVAYSGLPPEEFHSIVNFIKQHFPVLNFPEPQQLFSFLKADKKNILGTFRFSLLNKIGSCETGVELTTEDLKKELKQITITGSRTA
- a CDS encoding VOC family protein, which encodes MSDLINWFEIPVNDFDRAETFYNGLFEIELERTVLNDATYGNFPRTSRSRNQVGGAIVKGGQNNPSSTGTIVYFDVTGEMEAVLNRAERLGGKIEVNRTLIDVNRGYFALIHDSEGNRVGLFSEE
- a CDS encoding CPBP family intramembrane glutamic endopeptidase, which codes for MFHGPMMSTEEKKNNPPNIKHRLYVLCAITLLVLPIVGEFISRAFIPRPLIDVFQEGWEWQWQVLAGSAYGMGSAWIAREILRTPAMGGVRRFFSSLLYRMRLNGFEILLLSFSAGIGEELLFRGAVQPLLTIWPTAIIFVALHGYLNPYNWSLTLYGIYMILLSAGLGYLFEYAGIIAAITAHVVVDIILLYALRHHRLDPSESGSKAET
- a CDS encoding two-component regulator propeller domain-containing protein — encoded protein: MPRLTTLTILLCLLLSSAAGATSGIKFRHLTIEHGLSQNTVHSITQDRQGFMWFGTQDGLNRYDGYSFKHFRHEFDDSLSISDNFILSLFEDSKGQLWIGTDGGGLNRYDEKKESFVRYLQPGVLSGQEQAIKITNIVEDNNGNLWLGSQGNRIIKFNPSTGSHKVIRLTPAKQKEAMGVEEQIKQILPDSKGNLYITSYGNGLFYFDPSKEKIIRHWEISDGLLDNRVNYLFLDEVKGELWITNRKGLTFFNLRAQEFSRYPLSSSYGGHLELLRILPDGNNGLWLSTEIGGLSHINRLTHEITLAEAAVKEPGLKKSVAVISMFQDRSGLVWLGSNGEGLKTFRQNRLFGFYPSLPYASLVNNGTRSIRSILKDHEGMLWIGSYQGLDKYNPKTREITHYGQYPSQPGTLKNLNIYCLYEDDQNQLWLGTEGSGMAKLDKRSDRFIFYDVAHYMQDSIGSGFVFDITQDNNGIFWIATMNGLEEFDPVQGKFKRHLQGNENQDQQMVWQVVPDSEGRLWLATDGGLQIYNPATGEKLSYSIKNASELGLRVNRIKTIFFDAEGIPWLGTDGKGLVKVTLNTNHEPTGFRHYTTKQGLPNDVVYGILESQQGDLWLSTNLGIVRFTPESGIVAHFEEGDGLQGDEFNSGAYFQAEDGQMFFGGINGLNSFYPHQITPSSVVAPVVITAVIQLKGSENKRLEPKNKKITLPYGESVVMVEFAVMDFVSPENNSYAYKLEGLNKEWIYLGNRRNTIFTNLEPGEFTLQLKGRGHDGQWSEEIESLTITVVPPFWMTAWFRVLCILLFLALLVYLFYYNTKRIRRQKLKLEREVNYRTQELNRQTRELKSAKENAEEAVRFKSEFLATMSHEIRTPMNGVIGILNLLKTTELNEEQREYLHLIQSSGENLMNIINDILDFSKVESGKMELEEEPFDMKQSVCNTITLFKEIAHQKGLKVNYVYAEDVPEELIGDGMRLKQILNNLISNAIKFTKEGEVSLEVKKVEENDLAHTNLIKLEFNIKDTGIGISEEGQQKLFKAFSQAHSSTSRKYGGSGLGLVICQRLINLMGGTISCKSEEGKGSVFSFTIVARVSPTAVKKVGNATGSVKNIAAIFDDKLGKNYPISILLAEDAKMNQLVILKHLSKFGYEADVANNGNEVLEMLSEFRYDLILMDAQMPEMDGVEATRRIQQKYGDGSPVIIAMTANAIEGDRERYLSHGMDDYLSKPFKVGDFKALLTRWGKVLNKSAKPSEEKHRLKAS
- a CDS encoding methyltransferase domain-containing protein, with the protein product MYLPLFVKRWLSYFKEVPVEYVRSEWHPVLVVKLSQGKFILDGERVNYAFEGLDAFFRLAFQKTGIPHENTKTALILGFGVGNVATILKEKDPSISITGVDADPVMKDLAEKYFGLKKLGGTEVITDDVVHYIRSTNLTFDLIVVDVFLEEKIPEPLQQRGVLRKLEKLLNAGGVLFFNTLGDTPELRDESGKIFETAYLVWKGSEQVQVINNQPIIYKKSGR